The segment ATAAATTTACTCCCAATGGCTAAACTAGCAGCAAGAGCTACCGTTGTATAATGATTAGCGCGTAACAAAAGACATAATCCCAAAGCAGTAATTAAAGCACTTTTCCAAGAAGTTATCCAGAAAAAACGACTAATATTTTCGATGGTATTATTAATTTTTTTAGAGGCAAATAAAAAATTCAAAATAACTTGACTTAGCAAACAAGTAATAATAATTACTGCCATCAAATCAGGTTTTATTGTCCAGTCACGAGTGGCAATTCCTAAACAAAGAAAAGTCCCCAGAAACAAAATTTGATAATCCCGCGCATCTTTCCCAAACATAATTCTCCTAAGATAATTTGTTATACTAACTTTAACTCCTAACTCCTAACTCCTAACCCAACACTTAAGCCAACTATTTCCTTATTGTGACCGTTAGAGCCGACACTTGGGGCAAATTTCACAGATTATTCAACATTTAAGGACAAGTTAATGTTACGCTAGTCCAAAACTCAATCCCCAAAGTACATCCATAGAAACGTTAATATAATTAAAACCAGTCTTTAATCCTTGTTTGTTCCTCTACAATAATCCCCTATGGAAGCCCCTATCATCGGTAAACTCAATCGTCCCCTACCTTGGATTTTAGCCCTCATGACCGGTGGCGTTCTACTGGTGGGGGTAACAACCTATAAAATGGTCGAAACCCCTTCCGAACAAGTCGAACTCAACAAGTTAACCGTCCCCGTCGAACGAGAAACCCTACCGATAGAAATTGAAGCAAGCGGAACCGTAGAACCGATTGAAAGTGTCAATATTAGCCCCAAAACCCCTGGAAGATTAGTTAGACTCCTGGTAGAACAGGGAATGCCCGTCAAAGAAGGGCAAGTTCTTGCAGTGATGGAAAATACCGAAATCAGAGCCCAAGGAAAGCAAGCGCAAGCTAATTACGGACAAGCGATGGCTACCCTCGAATCCGCTAAAATTCGTATTCCTAATGAAATTAACCAAGCGCAAACCCGCTTTATGCAAGCCCAAGCACAGCTAGAAGCAGCTAAAGCGAATTTAGAGCAAGCAAAACAAAGGATTCCCAAAGATGTTGAGCAACTGCAAGCCCAATTGATTGCGGCTCAATCGAGAGCACAATTAGCTTCCTCCCGTGTGACTCGTAATCGAGAATTGAAGAATGAAGGGGCGATTACGGAGGATAGTTTTGACGCAGTGCTTAATGAGGCCTATAATGCCCAAGCTAATGTCAGAGAAATTGCGCAAAAGCTAGAACAAGCCAAAAATACGGCTCCCCCAGAAATTGGTCAACTTCAACAGGTCATTTATCAAGCTGAAGCGGCTCTCATGGATGCCAAACTTGCTCTAGAAGAACGTAAAAATACCGCTCAAACTGAAATTGCTCAACTCGAAGCAGCAGCAGCAGCAGCCCAAGCAGAAGTCGAAAGAATCGTTATCCAGTTCCAAGATACCGCCATTCGGGCTCCGTTTGATGGTATTGTCACCCAAAAATACGCCAATGTTGGGGCGTTTGTTACTCCCACTACTTCCGCTTCGAGTACTGCTTCGGCGACTTCGAGTTCTATTTTAGCCTTAGCGCGAGGGTTAGAAGTAGTGGCCAAAGTTCCTGAAGTGGATATCGGACGCTTACAACGGGGACAGCCGGTCAGAATTATGGCTGATGCCTATCCTAATGACACTTTTGAAGGCCAAGTTATTCGGATTGCTCCAGAAGCGATTGTTGACCAAAATGTTACCTCGTTTGAAGTCACCATTGGCTTGATTACAGGACGGGATAAACTCAAGTCTAAAATGAATGTAGATGTTACGTTTTTAGGGCAACAATTGAGTGATGCGTTGGTTATTCCTACCGTTGCTATTGTTACCCAAGAAGGCGAAACGGGAGTCATGGTTCCCGATGCAGAAAATAACCCCGAATTTAAACCCGTTAGTATTGGATTAGTGTTAGATGATAAAACGGAAATTCTGTCAGGATTAGAACCCGGAGAACGGGTTTTTATTGATTTACCTAAACCCAAAGAAAAGAAACCTTAATGAATAATGAATAGTGAATAGTTCAAAACTATTAACTATCAACTATTAACTATTAACTATCAACTCTTAAATGAATTTTCTAGAAAGTTTCAAAATGGCAACGGCAATGTTAGCCGCAAATAAATTGCGGACTAGCTTAACTATGTTGGGTATTGTCATTGGTAATGCTTCGGTTATTGCGACCATTGGGATTGGACAAGGAACCCAAAAACTGGCTAATCAACAATTAGAGACGTTAGGTCCTAATATACTGTTTGTCATGCCTGGAAACCAGCAAGGTCGCCGAACGACGCTAAATCTTCCTAAAACTTTAGTGTTAGAAGATGCAAAAGCGATCGCATCTCAAGTTCCTAGTATTAAACAAGTTGCCCCAGAAATCAACCAAAGACAATTAATTTCTTACGGGAATCAAAAGACTAACGCTACCCTAAGTGGGACAACGCCTGAATTTTCATCGGTGCGGAATTTTCAGATAGCCACAGGACGATTTATTAATGAAATTGATCTCAAACGGAATAAACGAGTAGCCGTTATTGGGTCAGAAGTTTCTAATACTTTATTCAAAAGACGTAGTGCCATTGGTGAACAAATCCGCATAAAAAATATTGGTTTTCAAGTAATAGGCGTTCTAGAACCCAAAGGGTCTTTTTTTGGAACCAATCAAGACGAAACCGTTTTAATTCCTCTGACAACAATGGCCTATCAAATTGTTGGACGCACTTCTCCCTATGGAGTTCAATTAAGTGTGATTCATATCGAAGCAAAAGATACCGATAGTGTCCGCGCTGCTAAATTCCAAATTGAGAACCTTTTGCGCTTAAGACATAATATTACCAACGAGGATGATTTCGGCGTACAAACCTCTAAACAAATGTTGAGTATTGTGGGTAATGTCACTTCAGCTTTAACCCTCATGTTAGTTGCTATTGCCGGAATTTCTTTGATTGTTGGGGGAATTGGTGTCATGAATATTATGTTAGTTTCAGTGAGTGAACGCACTCAAGAAATTGGACTGAGAAAAGCGTTAGGGGCAACCCAAAGTGATATTTTAATTCAGTTTTTAATTGAAGCGGTTATTATTTCCCTATCGGGGGGAATTATTGGGATTCTTTCTGGTGTTAGTATTATGGCATTAGTCGGATTAATTACTCCTTTATCCCCGGTTGTTTCTTCGGGTGCTATTCTCCTCTCTTTAGGGATTTCTGGAGGGGTTGGTTTAGGGTTTGGGGTATTACCTGCCCGACGCGCTGCTAAACTTGATCCTATTGTGGCATTAAGAAGCACTTAGAATCAACAAACCTTGAATTACTTTATTTCTGGTTATACGGCTGACTAATTACTATGGTTTTCAATGTAATGACGCAAGATTGAGTTAATTAAAGCTTTGTAGTCAACACCTTGGGCTTGGAACCACTTCAATACATCAGGCTCAATATGAACTAACTGCTGTGCTTGGGACGCAGGAATTCTTAAAGTAGCCTTCTCAAAAAACTCTTCTGTCAATGGTGGAATATCGGAGTAATCAATATCCTCATCGTCCATCGCCTCTAATGCTGCCCAATTAGTACAAGAGGTATTGCTCAAGTCTTTGCCGCTCATATCGATTTGCCCTTCGTGCTGAAATGATCCGAATTACATCTTTTTGTCGTTCTGTCCAAACCACAACCGCTACGCCGTTACCGAGAAAACCGATACCGAACCAACGGTCTTCGCCATAATTAGACCGGTCATCTAGTTCAATTAGCATTGGAGCTTCAAACATTTCAGGAACATCGGCAAAATCAATTTCGTGCTTGCGAATATTTTCTAAATTTTTTGCCTCGTCCCATTCAAACTGCATGAAACGCGAGAAACACTAATTGAACTACCTTTATTATACTAAGTAGGTCGGTATAAATAAAGGTAGGGTGGGCAATGCCCACCAAAAA is part of the Rippkaea orientalis PCC 8801 genome and harbors:
- a CDS encoding BrnT family toxin, which gives rise to MQFEWDEAKNLENIRKHEIDFADVPEMFEAPMLIELDDRSNYGEDRWFGIGFLGNGVAVVVWTERQKDVIRIISARRANRYERQRLEQYLLY
- a CDS encoding ABC transporter permease; this translates as MNFLESFKMATAMLAANKLRTSLTMLGIVIGNASVIATIGIGQGTQKLANQQLETLGPNILFVMPGNQQGRRTTLNLPKTLVLEDAKAIASQVPSIKQVAPEINQRQLISYGNQKTNATLSGTTPEFSSVRNFQIATGRFINEIDLKRNKRVAVIGSEVSNTLFKRRSAIGEQIRIKNIGFQVIGVLEPKGSFFGTNQDETVLIPLTTMAYQIVGRTSPYGVQLSVIHIEAKDTDSVRAAKFQIENLLRLRHNITNEDDFGVQTSKQMLSIVGNVTSALTLMLVAIAGISLIVGGIGVMNIMLVSVSERTQEIGLRKALGATQSDILIQFLIEAVIISLSGGIIGILSGVSIMALVGLITPLSPVVSSGAILLSLGISGGVGLGFGVLPARRAAKLDPIVALRST
- a CDS encoding BrnA antitoxin family protein yields the protein MSGKDLSNTSCTNWAALEAMDDEDIDYSDIPPLTEEFFEKATLRIPASQAQQLVHIEPDVLKWFQAQGVDYKALINSILRHYIENHSN
- a CDS encoding efflux RND transporter periplasmic adaptor subunit, producing the protein MEAPIIGKLNRPLPWILALMTGGVLLVGVTTYKMVETPSEQVELNKLTVPVERETLPIEIEASGTVEPIESVNISPKTPGRLVRLLVEQGMPVKEGQVLAVMENTEIRAQGKQAQANYGQAMATLESAKIRIPNEINQAQTRFMQAQAQLEAAKANLEQAKQRIPKDVEQLQAQLIAAQSRAQLASSRVTRNRELKNEGAITEDSFDAVLNEAYNAQANVREIAQKLEQAKNTAPPEIGQLQQVIYQAEAALMDAKLALEERKNTAQTEIAQLEAAAAAAQAEVERIVIQFQDTAIRAPFDGIVTQKYANVGAFVTPTTSASSTASATSSSILALARGLEVVAKVPEVDIGRLQRGQPVRIMADAYPNDTFEGQVIRIAPEAIVDQNVTSFEVTIGLITGRDKLKSKMNVDVTFLGQQLSDALVIPTVAIVTQEGETGVMVPDAENNPEFKPVSIGLVLDDKTEILSGLEPGERVFIDLPKPKEKKP